The following nucleotide sequence is from Phycisphaera sp..
TCTTTGGCCCAGATCTGGGCCTCGTCTCCACCGGTGCCGGCGCGGAGCTCGAGGATGACCGAGCCGACGAGGTTGTCGTCGCTGGAGACCAGGGCGGCCTTGACGGACTCGATCTCTTCGGCGGCGCGGGCTTCGAGGATGGGCAGCTCGGCACGGGCCATCTCGGCCAGTTCGGCGTCTTCGCCCGAGTCGATGGCCTGGCGGAGGTCGGCGGCTTCTTCGAGCAGGCCGGTGTAGCGCTGGTAGCCCTCGACGACGGCGGCCAGGGCCGAGCGGCGGATGGAGAGATCGCGGACCTGCTCGTGGTCGGCCAGGACGCTTGGGTCTTCGAGCTGCGTGCCCACGGCGCGGTACTGCTCGGTGAGCTCGTCGAGCTTGGCACGGACGGCGGGGGTGAGGGTGTCGGCGGTGGTGGTCACACTAGCATCATTGCCCACTTGCGGCGATCGAGTTCGCCGCAAGTTGTGGTATTCAGCTCGGCTGCTTCGTCGTCCGCAGATATGGCTTCACCTCGGTAAAACCACCCGGGAAGAGCTCCTTCGCCTCGTCGTTGCTGACGGCCGGGACGATGATGCAGTCTTCGCCCTGCTTCCAGTTAGCCGGCGTGGCCAGCTTGTGCTTGGCGGTGAGCTGGAGCGAGTCGATGACGCGGAGGAGCTCGTCGAAGTTTCGGCCCGTGCTGGCGGGGTAGGTCAGGGTGAGCTTGACCTTCTTGTCCGGGCCGATGACGAAGACCGAGCGCACGGTCATGGTGTTGTCGGCGCTCGGGTGGATCATGTCGTAGGCGTCGGAGACTTTTCGGTCGTCGTCGGCGATGAGCGGGAAGTTGAGGGCGGCGCCCTGGGTTTCCTCGATGTCTCCCGCCCACTTCTCGTGGCTGTCGAGCGGGTCGACCGAGAGGCCGGCGACCTTGACGTTGCGCTTGTCGAACTCGGGCTTGAGCTTGGCGACGGCGCCGAGCTCGGTGGTGCAGACGGGCGTGAAGTCTGCCGGGTGGCTGAAGAGCACGCCCCAGCTCTCGCCGAGCCAGTTGTGCCAATTGATGTCGCCCTGGGTGCTCTTGGCGGTGAAGTCCGGTGCGGTGTCGCCGAGTCGGATGGCCATGGGAAATCTCCTGTTCTTGGGGTGGGAAACAAGGATAGGTCGGCCTCGCTCGACTGGGTTCATACACTGGGCTCATGAGCCAGCCGACCGAAGCCGTTGCCGCCGACCATCTCCTTGCCCGCCGCCGGCGGACCGCAGCGGCGTTGCGTGAGCGGGCGCGGGAGGTGGTGGGGGCGTCGGGGCCCATGCCGGTTGTGTTGTTGGGGGCGGGGGAGATGATCTCGGTGCCCGGGCAGCACGACCGGGTGTACCCGTTCATGGCCCACAGCGATTACTACTACCTGACCGAGCAGCAATGCCCGGGGGGTGTGCTGGCGATCGACCTTGCCGACGAGAGCGAGACGCCGTGGCGGGTGTTCGCGCCCGAGGTGACGCAGGCGCATCGCACGTGGGAGGGTGACGTGACGTGGGAGGGCGCGCCGCTGGCCGAGCTTGGGTCGTGGCTGGTGGAGCGTCGCGGGCGCTCGGTGGCGATGCTGGGGTGCCCGGTTGGTGGGTATGGCGGGGGTGTCGATGCGAAGCTGAGCGCGGAGCTGGCCGAGGCGTTGCTGCACTCGCGGCGGGTGTTAGATGAAGTGGAGATTGCCAACATGCGCAACGCCGCTGCGGCTACCGCGGCGGGGCACGCGTACGCGCACCGCGTGCTGACCAGCGGAGAGGCCGCGCGCATGACCGAGCGGCAGTTGCAGGTGGAGATCGAGGCGGAGTTCTTTCGCAATGGTGGGGACGGCACGCCGTACGACACGATCGTGGGCAGCGGGCCGAATGCGGCGGTGCTGCACTTTGCGCCGGGGGATCGGGTGATCTCGAAGGGTGAGTGCGTGCTGGTCGATTCGGGCGCGTCGCACAAGCGCTACGCGGGCGACGTGACACGCACCTGGTCGGTGGGCGAGCCGACGCAAACGCAGCGGGACGTGATCAACATCGTGATCGACTCGGAAGAGGCCGGGCTGGCGATGTGCAAGCCGGGTGTGGAGTGGCACGACGTGCACCGACGGTGCAGCGAGGTGGTGCTCGAGGGGCTGATCGGCCTGGGCGCACTCAAGGGCGACGCGGCGGAACTGGTCGAGCGCGGCGTGGCGGGCTTATTCTTTCCGCACGGTGTTGGGCACATGATCGGCCTGGGCGTGCGCGGCGCGGGCGGGCGGCTGCCCGGGCGCGAGCCGCGGAAGGGGCCGGGTGGTGTGGGCGTTCGTGTCGACATCCCGCTGGAGGCGGGGCACGGGTTCACCATCGAGCCTGGGCTGTACTTCATTCCTGGGTTGATCGAGGTGGCCGAGACGCGGGAGAAGTTTGGCGATGCCGTGCAGTGGGGGGTGGTCGATTCGTTGCGCAAGGAGATCCAGGGCGTGCGGATCGAGGACGATGTGGTGATTACCGAGGGTGGGCGCGAGAATCTGACGGCAGGGATCGTGAAGGGGCTGGATTGACCCCGTGCCGGGCGGCGACTTCCAGTGCGGCGCGTACTTGGGTGGGGCCTGTCCCGTAGCGCGTACGATTGGGATTGGCCAATCTCCTTGCGACGGAGTGTGAGATGCCCCCCGGCTTTGCCGACAAGATCGAGATGCAGGATCGTTTGTTTGCCGAGCTTTCGGCGATGTTCGGGCGGGAGGTGCCGTTGTATGACAAGGCGCAGGCGGTCAACGCGGTGTGCAACCGGGCGGTGTGCGGGCTGCTGTCGGTGCGGCACCCGGGCTTTGTGGTGAGCGACGAGGAGGTCGAGCGCACGGGCGGTGAGCGGCACGGGGCGATCCGGATCGGACGGGCCGACGAGTACCGGCTCGTGACGCGGTTCTTCGGGTGCTTCGGGATGGAGCCACATAACTTCTATGACACGACGTCGATCGGTGCGAAGAGCCAGCCTGTGATCGCGACGGCGTTCCGCTCGCCCGAGAAGCCCGAGCACCGGGTGTTCACGTCGCTGCTGATGACCGACTACTTCGATGAGAGTACACGGGCGCGCATCGAGGCGGTGCTGGCGGACCGGCAGGTGTTTTCGGAACGTGCCATCGAATTGGTTAACAAGAGTGAGAGCGACGGCGGGCTGACTTGGGACGATGCCGACGAGTTGATCGGTGAGGCGACGGGGCGGATCTTCAAGTGGACGGGGCGGGCCCGCGACCACGGGTTGTACACGGACTTGTGCCAGGGTGGGTTCAAGATCGCCGCCGACATCGCGTGCTTCGAGCGGCACCACCTGAACCACCTGACGCCCAACACGCTGTGCATGGACGTGTACACGGCGGCGATGAAGTTCTGCATGGGCGAGAGCGATCGGGCGACGTTCGAGACGCGGGCGGCTCGGGCGTTCGAGGGCATGCTGCTGATGAGCGGGCCCGACTGGCTGGCGTTGCATTTCAAGCACCTTGGCGCAGATAGGGTGCGGGGCGTCGGTGATGCCGATATCGATTCGGGCGTGCTGGGCTCGCACATTGCGGCGTTGGCCGATCGGCTGGGCGAGGCGGATCTGGACTTGTCGGAACTGCCGCACGCGGGCTTCAAGGACTTTACCGAGGGCCCGGCGGCGGACACGCCGGTGTTGCTACGGCAGGATGCGTACCGGGCGCTGACCGAGCCGGTGGTGTTCGTAGAAGCGGACGGCAGCGAGGTCGAGGGATCGCACACCGCGCGTTTCGGCGAGATCGAGCAGCGCTTCTACGCGACGACGCCGGCGGGGCGAGCGATGTACGACCGGTGCCTGGCCGCGTTCGAAGGGGCGCGGGCGGAAGATCCCGATCTGGCCAAGCGTGACGAGAAAGCATTCTTGCAGATGCACACCGACGCGTTCGCGAGTTTCCCGAAAACGCTGGGTGGCTTGTTGGCCAAGGGCTTGGTGTATGCTGAGTACGTACCGACCAAGGCGGGACTGGCGGCGGCCGGCTCGATGACCGAGACCGATATGCAGGAACTCGTGAGGCAGGGGTGTGTCTCTCACGAAGGCTTGCGGTACGAGGACTTTCTGCCGGTGAGCGCGGCAGGGATTTTTGCATCAAACCTGAACCAGTACGGCACGGCATCCACGGCGGCCAACAAGCCCGAGTACTCACGCGAGCAGCTCGAGATGATCATGGACAAGCGCGTGATTGATACCGATGCGGCGTATGCGGCTGCCGACGCGCGGTCGCGGTTGGACGTGTACGAAGCACTGGGATTGACCGGCCGGCTTGATGAGGCCGAGCGTCAACGGCTGGAGCGTGCGGCCGGTGCCGATCGGGTTGTGTGACGCTTCTGGCGCATGAAATGGCCATAGCTTTCTTCCCACCCTCGTAGATTCCTGATCCAGTTCGACGAGTTGGTTACGGGACGTGGCCTTGTGGGTTTCAAGCCACTTTGAGTAGGGGAAACGGGGGTGCTACACCGATGGTCCGGGTACTTTGACCTCAGGATGGGTTGCGGTGTGCCGACAGACCTCGTGCTTTGTCGCTTCACAGCCCCCTAAATAATGTCGCCATTGAGACAGTCCAAGACGACAGGATCGAGCGCGGGAGTCGCTTCTGGGTGTCGCACGCGGTGCGCCTGATCGGCGTGATCGCGTGCGGGGTTACCGCTCTGGTTATGCTGGCCTGGAAGTTCCACTGGGAGAGTGTGACTTCTCTGCTGCCCGGATTGCCGGCGATGACGTTCAATACAGCGCTCGGGCTGTGCCTGGGCGGTGTCTCGCTGCTCTGCCTCAACATGCCGTACCGAAACTGCCGCCGGAGCACCTGGCCACGTCGCCTTGCGTTGGTTGCCGCGAGTCTCGCTGGTGTGCTCGCCTTGCTCACCATCACGGAGATGGTGGCGGGCGTGAACCTTGGCATCGACGAATTGTTTGCGATCGACACGATCTCTCGCGTACGAGACACCGGGCACCTGCCGGGGCGCATGTCGCAGGCCACGGCTCTGGCGATGTTGCTGATGAGCGTGCCGCTTGCTCTCTGCTCAACTCGGAACTCGCGAGAGTCCATGAAGTGGCTCGCATCCGCGTTCACGATGGGAACGATCGCGATCGGCTTCATGGCCGGGGCGTCATCGCTCATCGACGATGGGGCCCTCTGGAGCGTGCCGTTCTTCTCCACGATGGCCTTGCACACTTCTTGGCTCTTCGTGCTGCTTGGAGCGTCCACGTTTATGACCCGAGTCACGCAATCGAATGCAGAGGTGGCCATTGCGCGCCGCCCGAAGACCCGGGCCCGGCTCTGGCTTGCGGCCACCGTTGTCCTGGTGTTCGCCATTGGGATCGCGATGACGGCGTTGGTCTCCAAGCGGACCACTTCTCGAGAGATCGAAACCGCCCAGATTCAGTTTGAGAGGCTCACGGATCGTGTCATCGTCGAAGCGGGCCGGCGTGTCTATCTTCCGGTGTATGGGTTGAAAGGCGCAAGAGGCATGTACGCTGGCAGTGAACATGTCAGCCGCTTGGAGTTTCGCGATTATGTCAAGTCTCGAGATCTCGCCGAGGAGTTCCCCGGGACCATCGGGATGGGGTTCATCGAGCGTGTGCCCAAGGAAGAACTCGAGCAGTTCCTCGCACGCGAACGGGCTGATCATGCGCCGGAGTATCGCATCAAGACGGTTGGCGAGCACGACGTGCTCTACCCGATCAAGTTCATCGATCCGCTCGAGGACAACATGCTCGCGTGGGGATACGACGTGGGTTCGGAATCGAACCGTCGCAACGCCGTCGAGACGGCCATTTGGACGGGAGAGCCGACGCTCACCCATCGCATCACGCTGGTGCAGGACAAACTAGAGCAGCCCGGCGTTCGATGCAGGCGTCCATTCTTCGTAGAGCACGATTGGGATGCTATACGGCCTGGTCTTGAGTACTCTGACGGCGGGCTTCGTCTGGCTACTTGGGTGCGCCCGGGCGAATGCGTTGGCGCTGGTTGAGAGCAGGACCCGTGACCTGCAGGCCACGACCGAGGACCTCCGCAGGTCGAGCGATCTCATCGCAAAGCAGAACACGGATCTGAACGCGATGGCCGAGCGAGCACATCGCGTCGTCGATGATGTGTCGCACGAGTTCCGAACTCCGCTGGCGGTGATCAAGGAATTTGCATCGATCATCAACGACGGGTTGGCAGGGCCTGTTTCCGGACAAGAGGGAGAGTATCTCAAGATCATGTCCGGTGCGGTCGTTGACCTAAACCACATGGTCGAAGATTTGCTCGATTCGAGTAAGCTGTGCGCTGGACGGTTGCGCGTGGAGCATCGGTCGTATACCGCGGAGACCATATTTGAGAACGGCCGCGCGGCCCTGGCACGCAAGGCCTCGTCCCGGTCAATCGTGATCGAAGAATACGTCGAGGAAGGCCTGCCGATGGTTTTTGCCGACGAAGAGAAAGTGCGCCGCGTCATTAGTAACCTGATGACCAACACCATCAAGTTCTCGCCCGAGGGCAGCACGATCGTGCTCAGTGCCATCAGTTCAGACGTTCCCGGCGAAGTCAGGATTGGTGTGACCGACCGCGGGCCCGGGCTCTCGCTGGTGATGGGCCGACCGGCCTGGCCGCAGCCCAGGCCAGCCTCCCGGATGTCATCCTGCTCGACCTGCGGATGCCAGACATGGATGGGTTCGAGGTACTCCGCCGGCTCCGGGCTGAGGACAGCACGTCCGAGGTCCCGGTTATATTCCTGACAGCCAATATCCAGGATACGGTGAAGGAGCAGGCCAAGGCGGCGGGCGCTGTGGGCTTCCTTACGAAACCCTATGAGGCGAGCACGGTATTGGACGCCCTCGGCGCAGCGACGTCGGTGGCAGCATGACACTCATTCAGGGTGAACCAATGGCAATCACAGTTCCGAAGTCCATCCTGTTGGTTGACAATGACCGTGGTGTGCTGGCAGCACTAACTGCGCGCCTCGGTGGCATGGGATACCGGTGCGAGTCGGCGTGCTCGGGTGCGCAGGCTCTGAGCCTGTTCAAGTTGCACGGTGCGGATCTGATTATCAGCGATCTGAACATGCCGCAAGGTGATGGTGAGACACTCGCTGAGAACATCCGGAGGGTGTCCGATGTTCCGATGATCATCATCAGCGGGTTCAAGGACGCCCCCCGCAAGAAGCTGGTGGGCATCCCTGGTGTGCGTTTCCTGGAGAAGCCCTTCGAGGGCTCGGTTCTTGCGGAACTGGTCGGAGCCACCCTAGCCGAGCCCGTGGCCGAGCAGGGTGACGTCCGACGTCCGGCCTAGCCCTGCCTAGATCAATCAATAGCCCCGCCCGGATTCGAACCGGGGACCAAGCGATTATGAGTCGCGTGCTCTAACCGCTGAGCTACGGGGCTAATTGCTGTTGGGACAATGATTTACACGAGATTGGCCCACAGCAAATCGCGTGCTCATGCACTACAAGTACAAAATAGGATAGGGCACCAGAGTGCCATGATAACCGAGTTTCTATAGTCCAAATAGAACTTGAGGTAGGCTGTGACTGCGCTTGTCCCCGTTCCTGTACCAGCTTGAGGGTTAGGGATCCTGCATCATCCGGCCGGGTCCGCCTGGCCGGATGATGCAGGATCCCTTGGGGGCCAGGTTGCCCAAGGCGCTGTGTGGTCTATCTTGATTGTAATGCAGCCGCCAGCCTTCGATCTTCTCCCTGGCATCGTCGAGCGAAAGAAACCAGTTCTCGTTGAGGCATTCGGCGCGGATCCGCCCGTTGAAGGCCTCGATCAACCCGTTATCCGTGGGCTTTCCGGGCCTGCTGAAGTCAAGACGCACCCCATTCAGATACGCCCACTGGTCGAGCCGCTTGCTCGTAAACTCGCTCCCGTTGTCCACGCGGATCTTCTGTGGCAGCGAGCCGCGCTCGGCTTTGATCCGATCGAGCACCCTCGCCACGTCGTCGC
It contains:
- a CDS encoding peroxiredoxin, producing MAIRLGDTAPDFTAKSTQGDINWHNWLGESWGVLFSHPADFTPVCTTELGAVAKLKPEFDKRNVKVAGLSVDPLDSHEKWAGDIEETQGAALNFPLIADDDRKVSDAYDMIHPSADNTMTVRSVFVIGPDKKVKLTLTYPASTGRNFDELLRVIDSLQLTAKHKLATPANWKQGEDCIIVPAVSNDEAKELFPGGFTEVKPYLRTTKQPS
- a CDS encoding CHASE domain-containing protein, which translates into the protein MSHAVRLIGVIACGVTALVMLAWKFHWESVTSLLPGLPAMTFNTALGLCLGGVSLLCLNMPYRNCRRSTWPRRLALVAASLAGVLALLTITEMVAGVNLGIDELFAIDTISRVRDTGHLPGRMSQATALAMLLMSVPLALCSTRNSRESMKWLASAFTMGTIAIGFMAGASSLIDDGALWSVPFFSTMALHTSWLFVLLGASTFMTRVTQSNAEVAIARRPKTRARLWLAATVVLVFAIGIAMTALVSKRTTSREIETAQIQFERLTDRVIVEAGRRVYLPVYGLKGARGMYAGSEHVSRLEFRDYVKSRDLAEEFPGTIGMGFIERVPKEELEQFLARERADHAPEYRIKTVGEHDVLYPIKFIDPLEDNMLAWGYDVGSESNRRNAVETAIWTGEPTLTHRITLVQDKLEQPGVRCRRPFFVEHDWDAIRPGLEYSDGGLRLATWVRPGECVGAG
- a CDS encoding response regulator; translation: MAITVPKSILLVDNDRGVLAALTARLGGMGYRCESACSGAQALSLFKLHGADLIISDLNMPQGDGETLAENIRRVSDVPMIIISGFKDAPRKKLVGIPGVRFLEKPFEGSVLAELVGATLAEPVAEQGDVRRPA
- a CDS encoding DUF1338 family protein, coding for MPPGFADKIEMQDRLFAELSAMFGREVPLYDKAQAVNAVCNRAVCGLLSVRHPGFVVSDEEVERTGGERHGAIRIGRADEYRLVTRFFGCFGMEPHNFYDTTSIGAKSQPVIATAFRSPEKPEHRVFTSLLMTDYFDESTRARIEAVLADRQVFSERAIELVNKSESDGGLTWDDADELIGEATGRIFKWTGRARDHGLYTDLCQGGFKIAADIACFERHHLNHLTPNTLCMDVYTAAMKFCMGESDRATFETRAARAFEGMLLMSGPDWLALHFKHLGADRVRGVGDADIDSGVLGSHIAALADRLGEADLDLSELPHAGFKDFTEGPAADTPVLLRQDAYRALTEPVVFVEADGSEVEGSHTARFGEIEQRFYATTPAGRAMYDRCLAAFEGARAEDPDLAKRDEKAFLQMHTDAFASFPKTLGGLLAKGLVYAEYVPTKAGLAAAGSMTETDMQELVRQGCVSHEGLRYEDFLPVSAAGIFASNLNQYGTASTAANKPEYSREQLEMIMDKRVIDTDAAYAAADARSRLDVYEALGLTGRLDEAERQRLERAAGADRVV
- a CDS encoding sensor histidine kinase, whose translation is MALVESRTRDLQATTEDLRRSSDLIAKQNTDLNAMAERAHRVVDDVSHEFRTPLAVIKEFASIINDGLAGPVSGQEGEYLKIMSGAVVDLNHMVEDLLDSSKLCAGRLRVEHRSYTAETIFENGRAALARKASSRSIVIEEYVEEGLPMVFADEEKVRRVISNLMTNTIKFSPEGSTIVLSAISSDVPGEVRIGVTDRGPGLSLVMGRPAWPQPRPASRMSSCSTCGCQTWMGSRYSAGSGLRTARPRSRLYS
- a CDS encoding aminopeptidase P N-terminal domain-containing protein — encoded protein: MSQPTEAVAADHLLARRRRTAAALRERAREVVGASGPMPVVLLGAGEMISVPGQHDRVYPFMAHSDYYYLTEQQCPGGVLAIDLADESETPWRVFAPEVTQAHRTWEGDVTWEGAPLAELGSWLVERRGRSVAMLGCPVGGYGGGVDAKLSAELAEALLHSRRVLDEVEIANMRNAAAATAAGHAYAHRVLTSGEAARMTERQLQVEIEAEFFRNGGDGTPYDTIVGSGPNAAVLHFAPGDRVISKGECVLVDSGASHKRYAGDVTRTWSVGEPTQTQRDVINIVIDSEEAGLAMCKPGVEWHDVHRRCSEVVLEGLIGLGALKGDAAELVERGVAGLFFPHGVGHMIGLGVRGAGGRLPGREPRKGPGGVGVRVDIPLEAGHGFTIEPGLYFIPGLIEVAETREKFGDAVQWGVVDSLRKEIQGVRIEDDVVITEGGRENLTAGIVKGLD